TCAATAATTTCTTCACGGGATTTAATAGTGCCCGGCTGTTCCAGCAAATGAAGCAGCAATTTAAACTCGCGCTTTGTCAAAGGAATTTCTACTTCGTCTTTATATACTTTGAACATGATTAAATCAACACGAAACGGACCGATCAGCATTTGGGAAACACGCGCTTGCTGCTGTTGTTCTTTTTCGTAGCGTTTTAAATGAATCCGTAGGCGTGTCAGCATTTCCCGGAAGCCAAACGGTTTACGGATATACTCCGTCGCCCCCATTTCAAGCGCCAAAACAATATCCAACTCATCCGTACGCGCACTGATCATAATAATCGGAAAATCATACTTGAAGCGGACTTGACGGCAAATCTCGATTCCTTCCATATCCGGAAGCATCCAATCAAGCAGCATCGCATCCGGTTCGAATATAGGGATTGCAGCCAATGCCTCTTTACCTGTCCGGACACTGTGGACTTCGTAGCTGTCCTTTACTAAATAAATTTGCAGTAAATTCACTAAATTTTCGTCATCTTCAACGACTAATATCTTTTTCGTCATGAATGATTCCCCGCTTCTCTCATCAATTACGCCTCGGTATAACTGTGTCCAGATCCGTTTTGCGATCTGTGACATGCTCCAGAGGCATTAACTTCTTTCAGCAAGCCATGTGAAAACCCGATGGAAATCTTAGTTTAGATCAAATAGCTGTCCTTTAATAAAGTAAGCTGTTGATTCCGCCATATTGGTAATATGATCCGCAGCTCGTTCAACAAAGCGGTTAATGAATAACAATTGCAATGTTTGCTCGATCTCTTGCGGGCTTTCTTTTAAATACTCCGTTAAAAGTGTATAGTTTTCATGATTATTGCGATCCACAATATCATCAAGTTCCCCTACTTCTTTAGCTAATGCGATATCTGCATCGATAAATGCCTTCATTGATTTTTTCAGCATATCCATCGCGACATTTTTCATTGCAACTAATGATGTTCTTTCTAAAATTGTATCGGCTTTGCTAATGCGAATCGTAGCTTTTGCTGTATTAACCGCAAAGTCGGCAATTCGCTCTATATCAGACGACATTTTAATAACACTGATAATACGGCGCATGTCACGGGCTACCGGCTGCTCTTTCGCCATCAGCCAGATTGCCATTTGATTGATTTCATTTTCAAGATCATCAATGTAGTTATCCTCTTCAATGACATCCAGCGCCAACACCATATCCTGCTCCTGAAGGGCTTTGAATGCCTTTTCCATTGCAGTAACTGTCATGTCGACCATTTCACCCATTTTGTCTTGCAGTTCAAGCATGTTCTTTTCAAAATTTTCGCGAATCATTCCCAAATCCCCCTTTTATCCGAATCGTCCTGTTACGTAATCTTCTGTACGCTCATCTTTAGGCGTTGAAAAAATGACATTTGTATCGTCATATTCGATGACTTCCCCGTTTAAGAAGAATGCCGTCTTATCGCTAATACGTGCTGCTTGTTGCATGTTGTGCGTTACAATCACAATTGTGTAATCTTTTTTCATTTGTGTAATCAGTTCTTCTACTTTCAATGTAGAAATCGGGTCAAGTGCCGAAGTCGGCTCATCCATTAAAATAACGTCCGGCTTCATTGCGATTGCTCGTGCGATACAAATACGTTGCTGCTGACCTCCAGAAAGACCTAATGCTGATGACTTTAGACGATCTTTTACTTCATCCCAGATCGCTGCTCCACGTAAAGACTCTTCCACAATTTCATTCAGGATTTTCTTATTTTTAATTCCCTGCATGCGCGGACCATAGGCTACATTATCATAGATGCTCATTGGGAACAGGTTCGACTTTTGAAAAACCATTCCTACTCTAGTACGCAACTTAATAACGTCACTTGATTCATATACATTTTCACCATCGATATGAATATTCCCAATTACACGTACTCCGTCAATAAGATCGTTCATACGGTTTA
This genomic window from Solibacillus sp. FSL R5-0449 contains:
- a CDS encoding response regulator transcription factor — encoded protein: MSQIAKRIWTQLYRGVIDERSGESFMTKKILVVEDDENLVNLLQIYLVKDSYEVHSVRTGKEALAAIPIFEPDAMLLDWMLPDMEGIEICRQVRFKYDFPIIMISARTDELDIVLALEMGATEYIRKPFGFREMLTRLRIHLKRYEKEQQQQARVSQMLIGPFRVDLIMFKVYKDEVEIPLTKREFKLLLHLLEQPGTIKSREEIIDILDFTKGDRRTVDVHIRRLREKIEEEPSAPKWIKTKSGLGYYFNLSSQEVTYSS
- the pstB gene encoding phosphate ABC transporter ATP-binding protein PstB; the protein is MTMTISEASIFKSTTTSTGALPTKIKVNDLNLYYGEKQALFNVNLDIKEKEVTALIGPSGCGKSTFLRTLNRMNDLIDGVRVIGNIHIDGENVYESSDVIKLRTRVGMVFQKSNLFPMSIYDNVAYGPRMQGIKNKKILNEIVEESLRGAAIWDEVKDRLKSSALGLSGGQQQRICIARAIAMKPDVILMDEPTSALDPISTLKVEELITQMKKDYTIVIVTHNMQQAARISDKTAFFLNGEVIEYDDTNVIFSTPKDERTEDYVTGRFG
- the phoU gene encoding phosphate signaling complex protein PhoU, translated to MIRENFEKNMLELQDKMGEMVDMTVTAMEKAFKALQEQDMVLALDVIEEDNYIDDLENEINQMAIWLMAKEQPVARDMRRIISVIKMSSDIERIADFAVNTAKATIRISKADTILERTSLVAMKNVAMDMLKKSMKAFIDADIALAKEVGELDDIVDRNNHENYTLLTEYLKESPQEIEQTLQLLFINRFVERAADHITNMAESTAYFIKGQLFDLN